The following proteins are encoded in a genomic region of Labeo rohita strain BAU-BD-2019 chromosome 5, IGBB_LRoh.1.0, whole genome shotgun sequence:
- the cenatac gene encoding coiled-coil domain-containing protein 84, producing the protein MGAFYCPICRKTDFSGKGHIYGKSHQSKLKVILVKFMEKVKEARRTIKNPQVEKYSPDHDEKFWCYCCALEVQKHVTDSNISVLYGGLLEHMSTPEHRTNTHKFWWDNKADPKLRDKFIIKEEETERFKTEVSKALEQFEEKEDVFIKQQAAVIRSQEQHRLEVLQSLSEPDPELVQPAEVDQHNNKHIASSHSRSYEMDARPGPSHEDFASHSQWNEPGLGLTFIGYQDSSSSGNVHTGAVPPWLLDEPDEATGTGQQEMGPSLQEFLKHKEQEKLKKLPPNRVGANFDHSSHTDANWLPSFGRVWNSGRRWQSRRQFREEEAKTKGKRKWEDDGKATKKQKDLSNGAL; encoded by the exons ATGGGCGCGTTTTATTGCCCAATCTGcagaaaaacagatttttctGGAAAAGGACACATTTATGGGAAAAGTCACCAGAGCAAACTTAAAGTAATTCTCGTCAAATTCATGGAGAAG GTCAAAGAAGCACGGCGGACCATTAAAAATCCTCAGGTGGAGAAATACAGTCCTGATCATGATGAGAAGTTCTGGTGTTACTGCTGCGCGCTGGAGGTGCAGAAACACGTGACTGACAGTAACATCAGTGTGCTGTACGGAGGACTGCTGGAACACATGAGCAC CCCAGAGCAtcggacaaacacacacaagttcTGGTGGGATAATAAAGCGGATCCCAAACTGCGAGACAAGTTTATCATAAAAGAAGAGGAAACTGAGAG ATTCAAGACTGAGGTTTCCAAGGCTCTGGAAcagtttgaagaaaaagaggATGTGTTTATTAAACAG CAAGCTGCAGTGATCCGATCCCAGGAGCAGCACAGACTGGAAGTCCTTCAGTCATTATCAGAG CCTGATCCAGAACTGGTACAACCTGCTGAAGTGGACCAGCACAACAATAAACACATAGCCAg TTCCCACAGTCGCTCTTATGAAATGGATGCACGACCCGGACCGAGCCATGAGGATTTCGCCTCACACAGTCAGTGGAATGAACCAGGACTCGGCTTAACTTTCATTGGTTACCAG GACTCATCCAGCAGTGGAAATGTTCATACTG GAGCTGTACCGCCATGGCTACTGGACGAGCCTGATGAAGCCACAGGCACTGGACAGCAGGAAATGGGCCCCTCACTTCAGGAGTTCCTCAAACACA AAGAGCAAGAGAAGCTCAAGAAGCTTCCGCCCAACCGTGTGGGTGCGAACTTTGACCACAGCTCACATACTGACGCCAACTGGCTGCCATCTTTTGGACGTGTGTGGAATAGTGGCAGGCGCTGGCAGTCTAG ACGTCAGTTCAGAGAAGAGGAGGCAAAAACCAAGGGAAAGAGGAAGTGGGAAGATGATGGGAAAGCAACAAAGAAGCAAAAAGACCTCAGTAATGGAGCGTTATGA